The following proteins come from a genomic window of Oncorhynchus mykiss isolate Arlee chromosome 19, USDA_OmykA_1.1, whole genome shotgun sequence:
- the LOC110498597 gene encoding uncharacterized protein LOC110498597 isoform X3, translating to MACTRQSALEYIQNGRRLLVERLQNLSLIVENLFQRKVLQEEEVSKIQAEVDRFDQTRKILDWVTAKGEAACYELLMILDITRKRTLDNADLQQWISCFPFKEDPEMSDYLVGSKPCHRYQSQLKCKARKITEAAWRQSCSLLPERYRNEVTFSYTPLVLDTDVPSSLSKIETKSKRCKKARPKKLKSFIPVAKQETSPTDLLKTPKRRILLVGKPGIGKTAVAHQMLNLWAQKDHRELDYMFYFDVRDISPSTHPMRLEDLLFNMYSEPEESREEVLQDIKKNSENVVIIFDGITDLSSHSVIKKLVDKDLLLDAKIVITCRPEVPSGDFLTDWLSFRVEVKGFSNESIRAYLTKMLSAEPNPTPNHDSLSIVLNNLELFSLCHVPMYALMVVACMYYSTQEASKQPWPTTKMYINILRYCILKHSGKQMNDLDKCLAENREKILSLAEMAFDATQQKTMNLTELSYEVSSVQFSFLRALIIMVEPTVSDTYFAFLHYTMQEFFGALWLLQNPDKIRDVLQKCQTEEWKHTKHMVPFMCGLLNERNIRLVNGLVPAQQIKKTSDWFFKEVVNTFLPLQTNQDHAEGGAPEFERDLLFLCQCLYESQSTEACLLLLDKLDYTLDLDEEHLDPHQCCAVSYMISQSAERKVDLDLNSCTVSDQGLRLILGSLKNVRYLRSDPSMLCQLWTTLLRSEADIDFTSLLGLCGNELHLPFQGERRVFVRAEEVMKQSLERVNLCLHWDRRTLLSEALSKTILKCLTHINKLHFTPLQDQRESPEKLEKEEKAVLLDLCLQAGLCHRETFQGAVNTLLSLFSVYQTERYDILLDLYSHVKYNRKQAGRSILPSLRPLYQPAPAVWSIDLSERKVSLLLEVLKLQPEKKSVELKGWSDEEREVRSFLQCLPYISHLRFAPPQDQIGSPEEWRKREKTFLLNLCLQAALHERETIQTTVEKVLSLSEVYHDQKWELLLHLYSHVKDYETQTGRSVLPALQTVYQSAPAVWCIDLSERKASLLLEVLKLQPEKKSVELWDWSDEESEVRSFLQCLPYISQLSFYPWWSDPSKLIKFLVGLLSQAAEWEEQSGEKTLKLVSSVCTYRTFPFCDGDDEDEWFQCDLLLDLYSHVEDYETKTGRSVLPSLRPLYQSAPAVWSIDLSERKASLLLEVLKLQPEKKPVQLKGWSDEESEVRSFLQCLPYISQLSFCPWWSDISKLIKFLVGLLSQAVEWEEQSGEKTLKLVSSVCTYRTFPFCDGDDEDEWFQCDLLLDLYSHVEDYETKTGRSVLPSLRPLYQSAPAVWSIDLSERKASLLLEVLKLQPEKKPVQLKGWSDEESEVRSFLQCLPYISQLSFTPPQYQRRSPEEWRKREKTFLLNLCLQTALHERETIQTTVEKVLSLSEVYQGRKWDLLLDLYSHVKDYETQTGRSVLPALQTLYQSAPEVWSIDLSERKVSLLLEVLKLQPEKKSVQLWDWSDEKSEVRSFLQCLPYISQLSFCPWWSDPSKLIKFLVGLLSQAAEWEEQSGEKTLKLVSSVCTYRTFPFCDEDDYDESFQRDFLLDLYSHVEDYETQTGRSVLPALQPVYQSAPAVWSIDLRKRNVSPLLEVLKLQSEKKPVQLKGWSDEESEVRSFLQCLPYISQLSCDSDRFFQRVCESIPVRSREDAQLLASLLQALGSTLSLGGQLPRKTCRSVVRVLGLCASRVDLTLTPSKMSLKGASLLFTHVSQLHKLRLNVGMAVRLARLARRTGRGGSPLTVTELSLVLKSSQPPERVLSRALSSVASLLRLWTVQCLDLTDFCIQGHSLITLLCHQGPLTLRLHSDTLQQLAVVVYEAQDKDLTRWFLEKVGGDLTSCRLDWEVLLSLLQHSTHNITVDLRKNRLLEKNISDLFPFLGRVIFKRLSSSFVKSTIRQIYDSRASDCVSSLLRSSDHWINLNSRELDRVDCTALCFTLQHSHQVKVNLLWTSIPPGEIESILPLLDRVSQLSVDRMLLLSFLHSCAASQILQGALSPPSAITTAAAELLRALQHRLDFSCSSSVDLSAHDQGEALCLTTDHCRAINSVLKQSQHSTQLVQNPTQNQSRNQPQVQLILKDCEVEHGALRELLPILHIVKLSPSKALLLQLVDHVCEGIEEGVLRYAESLCRALDGELDLSETRLNQKACGSLALVLEHSEGLSELDLSHCQLTDRHLQPLLTHLHKVEVLDLSHNDITDALTDRILQLVSTNTSIRTVRLFSNTIKDRSPFLTDKRFDIW from the exons ATGGCTTGTACAAGGCAATCCGCTTTAGAGTACATTCAAAATGGAAGGAGACTCCTTGTTGAAAGGCTCCAGAATCTGTCCCTCATTGTGGAAAACCTGTTCCAGCGCAAGGTTCTTCAGGAGGAGGAAGTCAGTAAAATTCAGGCAGAAGTTGACCGTTTTGACCAAACCAGAAAAATACTGGACTGGGTCACGGCCAAAGGAGAAGCTGCATGCTACGAGTTACTGATGATTCTAGACATCACAAGGAAGAGGACCTTAGACAACGCTGACTTACAGCAATGGATCAGCTGCTTCCCCTtcaaggaagacccagagatgtCAGACTACCTTGTTG GTTCAAAACCCTGTCACAGATATCAGTCACAGCTGAAATGTAAAGCTCGAAAGATCACAGAGGCTGCATGGAGACAAAGCTGTAGTCTCCTACCAGAGAGGTATAGAAATGAGGTGACTTTCTCTTACACTCCTCTTGTGTTAGATACAGACGTGccttcatctctctctaaaaTCGAAACAAAGAGCAAAAGATGCAAGAAAGCTCGCCCTAAAAAGCTAAAGAGCTTCATCCCCGTGGCCAAACAGGAAACGTCCCCGACTGACCTGCTTAAAACACCCAAGAGAAGGATCCTCTTAGTTGGAAAACCTGGAATTGGAAAGACAGCAGTCGCCCATCAAATGTTGAACCTCTGGGCACAGAAAGATCACAGAGAACTAGATTACATGTTTTACTTTGATGTGAGAGACATTTCACCCAGCACACATCCCATGAGACTGGAGGACCTTCTCTTTAACATGTACAGTGAGCCAGAAGAAAGTAGAGAAGAAGTGTTACAGGATATTAAGAAGAACTCTGAAAACGTTGTCATCATTTTTGATGGAATCACAGACCTCTCCTCTCATTCGGTGATAAAGAAACTTGTGGACAAGGACCTCCTCCTTGATGCAAAGATTGTGATCACATGCAGACCAGAGGTTCCATCAGGAGACTTCCTGAcagactggctctcgttcagagTGGAGGTGAAAGGGTTCAGTAATGAGTCCATCCGGGCTTACTTAACAAAGATGTTGAGTGCTGAGCCTAACCCTACGCCAAACCATGATTCCTTGAGCATTGTGTTAAACAACCTAGAGTTGTTCAGTCTGTGCCATGTCCCGATGTATGCATTGATGGTGGTTGCCTGCATGTATTATTCCACCCAAGAGGCTTCTAAGCAGCCATGGCCTACAACTAAGATGTACATCAACATCCTCCGTTACTGCATCCTAAAACACAGTGGCAAACAGATGAATGATCTCGACAAGTGTCTCGCAGAAAACAGAGAAAAAATATTGTCTTTAGCAGAAATGGCTTTCGATGCAACACAGCAAAAAACGATGAACTTGACAGAACTGAGCTACGAAGTAAGCAGTGTCCAGTTTTCTTTCTTGAGGGCTCTTATAATTATGGTTGAGCCCACAGTATCAGACACTTACTTTGCATTTCTCCATTACACAATGCAGGAGTTCTTTGGTGCCCTTTGGCTCTTACAGAATCCAGACAAAATCAGAGATGTTCTACAGAAGTGCCAGACTGAAGAATggaaacacacaaaacacatggTTCCTTTCATGTGTGGGCTTCTGAATGAGAGGAATATTCGATTGGTAAATGGTCTAGTTCCAGCTCAACAGATCAAGAAGACATCAGATTGGTTCTTCAAGGAAGTGGTAAACACATTTCTTCCACTTCAAACAAACCAAGATCATGCAGAAGGTGGTGCTCCTGAGTTTGAGAGAGATCTTCTGTTTTTATGTCAGTGCTTGTATGAATCTCAGTCTACTGAGGCCTGTTTGCTTCTTCTGGACAAACTGGACTACACTCTAGACCTGGATGAAGAACATCTTGATCCTCACCAGTGCTGTGCAGTCTCCTATATGATCAGTCAGTCTGCAGAGAGAAAGGTTGACTTGGACCTGAACAGCTGCACTGTGTCAGACCAAGGACTAAGGCTGATACTGGGCTCTCTGAAGAACGTCCGATATCTCAG ATCTGACCCATCAATGCTGTGTCAACTCTGGACAACTTTGCTGCGCAGTGAGGCAGACATTGACTTCACTAGCTTACTTGGGCTCTGTGGAAATGAGTTGCACCTTCCATTCCAGGGTGAAAGACGAGTTTTTGTGAGAGCAGAAGAAGTGATGAAGCAGAGCCTAGAGAGGGTTAACCTCTGTCTACACTGGGATCGGAGAACTCTTCTCAGTGAGGCTCTCAGCAAGACCATTTTAAAGTGTTTAACACATATCAACAAACTCCA TTTTACCCCACTACAAGATCAGAGAGAATCCCCTGAAAAActagagaaagaagagaaagcagtCCTACTAGATTTGTGTCTACAAGCAGGATTATGTCACAGAGAAACGTTCCAGGGTGCTGTGAACACACTGCTGTCACTGTTCTCTGTGTATCAAACTGAAAGATATGACATCTTGCTGGATCTGTACTCACATGTGAAGTACAATAGGAAACAAGCAGGCAGAAGTATCCTTCCATCATTGAGACCACTTTACCAGCCAGCTCCTGCagtctggtccatagacctctcAGAGAGAAAGGTCTCCCTCCTCCTAGAAGTGCTGAAACTCCAACCAGAGAAGAAATCAGTAGAGCTGAAAGGCTGGTCAGATGAAGAGCGTGAAGTGAGGAGTTTCCTTCAGTGTCTGCCCTACATCTCACATCTGAG GTTTGCTCCACCACAGGATCAGATAGGATCCCCTgaagagtggagaaagagagagaagacattCCTACTGAATCTGTGTCTTCAAGCAGCCCTCCATGAGAGAGAAACCATACAAACAACTGTAGAGAAAGTGTTGTCACTGTCTGAAGTTTATCACGATCAGAAATGGGAGCTCCTGCTGCATCTGTACTCTCACGTGAAGGACTATGAGACTCAAACAGGCAGGAGTGTCCTTCCAGCATTACAGACAGTTTACCAGTCAGCTCCTGCAGTCTGGTGCATAGACCTCTCAGAGAGAAAGGCTTCCCTCCTCCTAGAAGTGCTGAAACTCCAACCAGAGAAGAAATCAGTAGAGCTGTGGGACTGGTCAGATGAAGAGAGTGAAGTGAGGAGTTTCCTTCAGTGTCTGCCCTACATCTCACAACTGAG TTTCTATCCATGGTGGTCTGATCCCTCAAAGCTGATCAAGTTCCTGGTGGGTCTCCTGTCTCAAGCAGCAGAGTGGGAGGAGCAGTCAGGAGAGAAGACACTGAAGCTGGTATCATCAGTGTGTACTTACAGAACCTTCCCTTTCTGTGACGGGGATGATGAGGATGAGTGGTTTCAATGTGATCTCCTGCTGGATCTGTACTCACATGTGGAGGACTATGAGACTAAAACAGGCAGGAGTGTCCTTCCATCATTGAGACCACTTTATCAGTCAGCTCCTGCagtctggtccatagacctctcAGAGAGAAAGGCCTCCCTCCTCCTAGAAGTGCTGAAACTCCAACCAGAGAAGAAACCAGTACAGCTGAAAGGCTGGTCAGATGAAGAGAGTGAAGTGAGGAGTTTCCTTCAGTGTCTGCCTTACATCTCACAGCTGAG TTTCTGTCCATGGTGGTCTGATATCTCAAAGCTGATCAAGTTCCTGGTGGGTCTCCTGTCTCAAGCAGTAGAGTGGGAGGAGCAGTCAGGAGAGAAGACACTGAAGCTGGTATCATCAGTGTGTACTTACAGAACCTTCCCTTTCTGTGACGGGGATGATGAGGATGAGTGGTTTCAATGTGATCTCCTGCTGGATCTGTACTCACATGTGGAGGACTATGAGACTAAAACAGGCAGGAGTGTCCTTCCATCATTGAGACCACTTTATCAGTCAGCTCCTGCagtctggtccatagacctctcAGAGAGAAAGGCCTCCCTCCTCCTAGAAGTGCTGAAACTCCAACCAGAGAAGAAACCAGTACAGCTGAAAGGCTGGTCAGATGAAGAGAGTGAAGTGAGGAGTTTCCTTCAGTGTCTGCCTTACATCTCACAGCTGAG TTTTACTCCACCACAGTATCAGAGAAGATCCCCTgaagagtggagaaagagagagaagacattCCTACTGAATCTGTGTCTTCAAACAGCCCTCCATGAGAGAGAAACCATACAAACAACTGTAGAGAAAGTGTTGTCACTGTCTGAAGTTTATCAGGGTCGGAAATGGGATCTCCTGCTGGATCTGTACTCTCATGTGAAGGACTATGAGACTCAAACAGGCAGGAGTGTCCTTCCAGCATTACAGACACTTTACCAGTCAGCTCCTGAAGTCTGGTCCATAGATCTCTCAGAGAGAAAGGTCTCCCTCCTCCTAGAAGTGCTGAAACTCCAACCAGAGAAGAAATCAGTACAGCTGTGGGACTGGTCAGATGAAAAGAGTGAAGTGAGGAGTTTCCTTCAGTGTCTGCCCTACATCTCACAGCTGAG TTTCTGTCCATGGTGGTCTGATCCCTCAAAGCTGATCAAGTTCCTGGTGGGTCTCCTGTCTCAAGCAGCAGAGTGGGAGGAGCAGTCAGGAGAGAAGACACTGAAGCTGGTATCATCAGTGTGTACTTACAGAACCTTCCCTTTCTGTGATGAGGATGATTATGATGAGTCGTTTCAACGTGATTTCCTGCTGGATCTGTATTCACATGTGGAGGACTACGAGACTCAAACAGGCAGGAGTGTCCTTCCAGCATTACAGCCAGTTTACCAGTCAGCTCCTGCagtctggtccatagacctcAGAAAGAGAAACGTCTCCCCCCTCCTAGAAGTGCTGAAACTCCAATCAGAGAAGAAACCAGTACAGCTGAAAGGCTGGTCAGATGAAGAGAGTGAAGTGAGGAGTTTCCTTCAGTGTCTGCCCTACATCTCACAGCTGAG CTGTGATTCTGACAGGTTCTTCCAGCGTGTGTGTGAATCCATCCCTGTGAGGTCCAGAGAGGATGCCCAGCTGTTGGCCTCTCTCCTCCAGGCCTTGGGCTCCACCCTGTCACTGGGAGGACAGTTACCCAGGAAAACCTGCAGGTCTGTGGTGAGAGTGCTTGGCCTCTGTGCCTCCAGAGTGGACCTCACTCTCACCCCCAGCAAGATGTCTCTGAAAGGAGCCTCACTTCTCTTCACACATGTATCACAGCTACACAAGCTCAG gCTGAATGTGGGCATGGCAGTGAGACTGGCCAGACTGGctaggaggacagggagagggggttCTCCACTGACTGTCACAGAGCTCTCCCTGGTCCTAAAGAGCAGCCAGCCACCAGAGAGAGTGTTATCCAGGGCTCTGAGTAGTGTGGCGTCCCTGCTGAGACTCTGGACGGTGCAGTGTCTGGACCTGACTGACTTCTGCATCCAGGGTCACTCTCTCATCACACTACTTTGTCACCAAGGCCCTCTCACTCTCAG ACTGCACTCAGACACCCTGCAGCAGCTGGCTGTAGTTGTGTATGAAGCTCAGGACAAGGACTTGACTCGGTGGTTCCTGGAGAAGGTTGGTGGAGACCTGACCTCCTGTAGGCTGGACTGGGAGGtgcttctctctctgctgcagcatTCAACCCACAACATCACAGTGGACCTCAGGAAGAACAGGCTTCTAGAGAAGAACATCTCAGATCTTTTCCCCTTTCTGGGAAGGGTTATATTCAAGAG GCTCAGTTCCAGCTTTGTGAAGTCCACCATCAGACAGATCTATGACAGTAGAGCCAGTGACTGTGTGTCCAGTTTGTTGAGGTCTTCAGACCATTGGATCAACCTGAACAGCAGAGAGCTGGACAGAGTGGACTGTACTGCGCTGTGTTTCACCCTGCAGCACAGCCACCAAGTCAAAGTCAACCTGCTGTGGACCTCCATACCACCGGGGGAGATAGAGAGCATCCTGCCTCTtctggacagagtctcccaactCAG tgTTGACAGGATGCTGTTGCTGAGTTTCCTCCACTCCTGCGCTGCCTCTCAGATCCTGCAGGGGGCACTATCACCACCTTCAGCaataacaacagcagcagcagagctgCTCAGGGCTCTGCAGCACAGGTTGgacttctcctgctcctcctctgtgGACCTGTCGGCTCACGACCAGGGGGAGGCGCTGTgtctgaccactgaccactgtaGGGCCATAAACTCTGTTCTGAAGCAGAGCCAGCACAGCACACAGCTGGTTCAGAACCCGACCCAGAACCAGTCCCGAAACCAGCCCCAGGTGCAGCTCATCCTTAAAGACTGTGAGGTGGAGCACGGAGCACTGAGAGAGCTGCTTCCCATCCTGCATATTGTCAAGCTGAG CCCCAGCAAAGCTCTGCTACTTCAGCTGGTGGACCATGTGTGTGAGGGGATTGAAGAGGGAGTGCTGAGATACGCAGAGTCCCTGTGCAGAGCCCTGGATGGGGAGCTGGACCTCAGTGAGACCAGGCTGAACCAAAAGGCCTGTGGATCTCTGGCCCTGGTTCTGGAACACTCAGAGGGGCTGTCAGAACTGGACCTCAGCCACTGCCAACTCACAGACCGCCATCTACAGCCCCTGCTCACACACCTGCACAAAGTTGAAGTCCTTGA CCTGAGTCACAATGACATCACTGATGCTCTGACCGACAGAATTCTCCAACTGGTCTCCACCAACACTTCAATCCGCACCGtacg GCTCTTCAGCAACACAATCAAGGACAGAAGTCCGTTCCTGACAGACAAGAGGTTTGACATCTGGTGA